From one Streptomyces chromofuscus genomic stretch:
- a CDS encoding alpha/beta fold hydrolase, translating into MSVSYRQPGVVLTDRHFTVPLDHDHPAGGTVELYAREVVASDKAGQDLPWLLYLQGGPGFGANRFVGKQAWLGRALKEYRVLLLDQRGTGHSTPANRQTLPLRGSPEEQAAYLTHFRADAIVRDCEAIRPEVTGGAPWTVLGQSFGGFCAVHYLSTAPEGLATAVITGGLPSLDAHADDVYRAAYPRIERKVTAHYARYPQDVERARRIADHLLTHDVVLPNGYRLTVEAFQSLGILLGGSEGSHRLHYLLEHAFVRTPGGTVLSDAFQEEAQALLSYAGHPLYALVHEACYGQDHRPTAWSAERIRAEFPQFDAAKSLAGDGPVLFTGETIHPWMFDCDPALRPLRETAELLAAHTGWRPLYDPARLAANEVPVAAAVYHDDMYVDTAHSLRTARAVRGLRTWVTDEFEHDGVRAGGPRVLDRLLALARDEA; encoded by the coding sequence TTGAGCGTCAGCTACCGCCAGCCCGGCGTCGTCCTCACCGACCGCCACTTCACCGTGCCCCTCGACCACGACCACCCGGCGGGCGGGACCGTCGAGCTCTACGCCCGTGAGGTCGTCGCGAGCGACAAGGCGGGCCAGGACCTGCCCTGGCTGCTCTACCTCCAGGGCGGCCCCGGCTTCGGGGCGAATCGTTTCGTCGGAAAGCAGGCCTGGCTCGGGCGGGCCCTGAAGGAGTACCGCGTCCTCCTCCTGGACCAGCGCGGCACCGGTCACTCCACCCCCGCCAACCGCCAGACGCTCCCGCTGCGCGGCAGCCCCGAGGAACAGGCCGCCTACCTCACGCACTTCCGTGCCGACGCGATCGTCCGCGACTGCGAGGCGATCCGGCCCGAGGTCACCGGCGGCGCGCCCTGGACCGTGCTCGGCCAGAGCTTCGGCGGCTTCTGCGCGGTGCACTACCTGTCGACCGCCCCCGAAGGCCTCGCCACCGCCGTCATCACCGGCGGCCTGCCCTCCCTCGACGCGCACGCCGACGACGTCTACCGCGCCGCCTACCCGCGCATCGAGCGCAAGGTCACCGCCCATTACGCCCGCTACCCGCAGGACGTCGAGCGGGCCCGCCGGATCGCCGACCACCTGCTCACCCACGACGTGGTCCTGCCGAACGGCTACCGGCTCACCGTGGAGGCCTTCCAGTCCCTCGGCATCCTGCTCGGCGGCAGCGAGGGCAGCCACCGGCTGCACTACCTGCTGGAGCACGCCTTCGTGCGCACCCCGGGCGGGACGGTCCTGTCCGACGCGTTCCAGGAGGAGGCGCAGGCCCTGCTGTCGTACGCCGGGCACCCGCTGTACGCGCTCGTCCACGAGGCCTGCTACGGCCAGGACCACCGGCCCACGGCCTGGTCGGCCGAACGGATCCGCGCGGAGTTCCCGCAGTTCGACGCGGCCAAGTCGCTCGCGGGCGACGGACCGGTGCTGTTCACCGGAGAAACGATCCATCCCTGGATGTTCGACTGCGACCCGGCGCTGCGCCCGCTGCGCGAGACCGCCGAACTCCTCGCTGCCCACACCGGCTGGCGGCCCCTGTACGACCCCGCGCGCCTCGCCGCCAACGAGGTGCCGGTCGCGGCGGCGGTCTACCACGACGACATGTACGTGGACACGGCCCACTCGTTGCGGACCGCCCGCGCCGTCCGGGGCCTGCGCACCTGGGTCACCGACGAGTTCGAACACGACGGCGTACGGGCGGGCGGGCCCCGGGTCCTGGACCGGCTGCTGGCGCTGGCCCGCGACGAGGCCTGA
- the rhaS gene encoding rhamnose ABC transporter substrate-binding protein, translating to MRKPPFLRRTSVALAAVTSLALALTACGGTTKEDVADEGGSAAAAGEANPNAELKKGLTVGFLPKQVNNPYFTTADKGGEAALKELGSTYKEVGPSSATDTSGQVSYVNTLTQQQVDAMAVSAQDPGALCTALKQAMSNDIKVVTYDSDTKPECRNAFVSQASAEDLGRTEVQLLAEQIGYKGEIAILSAAQTATNQNTWIEFMKDELKDPKYKDMKLVKIAYGNDDAQASFQQTQGLLQEYPNLKGIISPTTVGIKAAAQYLSGSKYKGKVELTGLGTPNDMRKYVKNGTVEAFELWDPAKLGELAARTAVALASGQITGKEGETFTAGDMGEYTIGKDGVISLGKPTVFDADNIDQFNF from the coding sequence ATGCGCAAGCCGCCGTTCCTCCGCCGTACCAGCGTGGCCCTCGCCGCCGTCACCTCGCTCGCCCTCGCCCTCACCGCCTGCGGCGGCACGACCAAGGAGGACGTCGCCGACGAGGGCGGTTCCGCCGCCGCGGCCGGCGAGGCGAACCCGAACGCCGAACTGAAGAAGGGCCTCACCGTCGGCTTCCTGCCCAAGCAGGTCAACAACCCCTACTTCACCACCGCGGACAAGGGCGGCGAGGCGGCCCTGAAGGAGCTCGGCTCCACCTACAAGGAGGTCGGCCCGTCCAGCGCGACCGACACCTCCGGCCAGGTCTCCTACGTCAACACGCTCACCCAGCAGCAGGTCGACGCCATGGCCGTGTCCGCGCAGGACCCGGGCGCCCTGTGCACGGCCCTCAAGCAGGCCATGAGCAACGACATCAAGGTCGTGACCTACGACTCCGACACCAAGCCCGAGTGCCGCAACGCCTTCGTGTCGCAGGCGTCCGCCGAGGACCTCGGCCGCACCGAGGTGCAGCTGCTCGCCGAGCAGATCGGCTACAAGGGCGAGATCGCGATCCTGTCCGCCGCGCAGACCGCGACGAACCAGAACACCTGGATCGAGTTCATGAAGGACGAGCTCAAGGACCCCAAGTACAAGGACATGAAGCTCGTCAAGATCGCCTACGGCAACGACGACGCGCAGGCGTCCTTCCAGCAGACCCAGGGACTGCTCCAGGAGTACCCGAACCTGAAGGGGATCATCTCCCCGACCACCGTGGGCATCAAGGCCGCCGCCCAGTACCTGTCCGGCTCGAAGTACAAGGGCAAGGTCGAGCTGACCGGCCTCGGCACCCCCAACGACATGCGCAAGTACGTCAAGAACGGCACCGTCGAGGCATTCGAGCTGTGGGACCCGGCGAAGCTCGGCGAGCTCGCCGCCCGCACCGCCGTCGCGCTCGCGTCGGGCCAGATCACCGGCAAGGAGGGCGAGACGTTCACGGCCGGTGACATGGGCGAGTACACGATCGGCAAGGACGGCGTCATCAGCCTCGGCAAGCCGACCGTGTTCGACGCCGACAACATCGACCAGTTCAACTTCTGA
- a CDS encoding L-rhamnose mutarotase, with translation MQRVCFLLKVRAERLDEYRERHAAVWPEMLEALSATGWHNYSLFLREDGLLVGYLETEDFAAARAGMEATDVNARWQAEMAPFFESLDGARPDESMTPLTEVFHLA, from the coding sequence ATGCAGCGTGTGTGCTTTCTGCTGAAGGTCCGGGCGGAACGTCTCGACGAGTACCGCGAGCGGCACGCCGCCGTGTGGCCCGAGATGCTCGAGGCGCTCTCGGCCACCGGGTGGCACAACTACTCGCTCTTCCTGCGCGAGGACGGCCTGCTGGTCGGCTACCTGGAGACCGAGGACTTCGCCGCCGCCCGGGCAGGCATGGAGGCCACCGATGTCAACGCCCGTTGGCAGGCGGAGATGGCGCCGTTCTTCGAGTCGCTGGACGGCGCCCGACCCGACGAGTCGATGACACCCCTCACCGAAGTCTTCCACCTCGCCTGA
- a CDS encoding LacI family DNA-binding transcriptional regulator, which produces MAQSVGIKDVARAAGVSVGTVSNVINRPDTVATETRARVQSAIDRLGYVRSESARQLRAGRSRIMGLLVLDMGNPFFVDVARGAERAARGAGLGVMVCNSAQDPSEEAEYLSLFAEQRVRGVLLTPADATGRNIEGFRRHNIPFVLVDRVAEGATECSVSVDDVAGGALAVRHLVDAGHRSIAYVSGPPGLNQVRDRRTGALNALAEAGLGPGALRELPTERLDVAAGRDAGARLLGLADRPTAVFCANDLLALGVLQAMYAAGVGVPDDLAIVGYDDIEFAAAAAVPLTSVRQPAVTMGAMAAELLLEETETDNGGPRHEHRRVVLQPELVVRRSSLSGR; this is translated from the coding sequence ATGGCCCAGTCGGTGGGTATCAAGGACGTCGCCCGCGCCGCCGGCGTCTCCGTGGGCACGGTCTCGAACGTCATCAACCGGCCGGACACGGTGGCCACCGAGACCCGGGCGCGCGTGCAGTCCGCCATCGACCGGCTCGGCTACGTCCGCAGCGAGTCCGCGCGCCAGCTGCGCGCGGGCCGCAGCCGCATCATGGGTCTGCTGGTCCTGGACATGGGCAACCCCTTCTTCGTCGACGTGGCGCGCGGCGCCGAGCGCGCCGCCCGCGGGGCCGGCCTGGGCGTGATGGTGTGCAACAGCGCCCAGGACCCGTCGGAGGAGGCCGAGTACCTCTCGCTCTTCGCCGAGCAGCGGGTACGCGGCGTGCTGCTCACCCCGGCCGACGCGACCGGCCGCAACATCGAGGGCTTCCGCCGCCACAACATCCCCTTCGTCCTCGTCGACCGGGTCGCGGAGGGCGCCACCGAGTGCTCCGTCTCCGTCGACGACGTGGCGGGCGGCGCCCTCGCCGTACGCCATCTGGTCGACGCCGGGCACCGGTCCATCGCGTACGTCAGCGGCCCGCCCGGCCTCAATCAGGTCCGCGACCGCCGCACGGGCGCGCTGAACGCCCTTGCCGAGGCGGGTCTCGGTCCCGGCGCGCTGCGTGAGCTGCCCACCGAGCGGCTCGACGTCGCCGCCGGTCGGGACGCCGGCGCCCGGCTGCTCGGCCTCGCCGACCGGCCGACCGCCGTCTTCTGCGCCAACGACCTGCTCGCGCTCGGTGTCCTGCAGGCCATGTACGCGGCCGGTGTCGGCGTCCCCGACGACCTCGCCATCGTCGGTTACGACGACATCGAGTTCGCCGCCGCGGCCGCCGTGCCGCTCACCTCCGTACGCCAGCCGGCCGTCACGATGGGCGCGATGGCCGCCGAACTCCTGCTGGAGGAGACCGAGACGGACAACGGCGGGCCCCGGCACGAGCACCGCCGGGTGGTGCTCCAGCCGGAGCTGGTGGTGCGCCGCTCCAGCCTGTCCGGCCGCTGA